A region of Deltaproteobacteria bacterium DNA encodes the following proteins:
- a CDS encoding methyl-accepting chemotaxis protein: MKALIQNLFRNFSIKLVLYTAIAGAGILIILLCGILFLLVYNWSKEADRLVMANELTDHIITAAGWEAIERGVTNTALSSDKPAESSMSQKIKDLRAKGDDEFKKGRAVAENLAAFDPGHTGFKEALKKTDEARKALEEARAKADASLGKDKKDFAPQEWFKFITNFIDANADLRQEAVISPSYTYTFSSGVSLNMKLKHAVWLASEYAGRERATIGGMITKGSPIVEEQLSKLNSFRAVVDLNIKAMLLLKNNPKTDAAIRQSIDKMEEVFLGKFQGTRKSVYEAAYLGNYPISASQWIDKSTEAINTILDVSTSAGKMVEKQVKEAKDSFRLYLYIVLIFFTAMIIGCIAIVMVIKYKVIEPVDNLMHTMTEVEQTGDLRVTAEVNTQDEMGQMTNTFNAMVKKMHDIAKEISIGVERVTSTAWHFQESFGKIVQDTEDQTQRAAQVATASTEMSATVIEIAKNASGASEAAKGADKAARKGGEMVQRTVEGMSDIAQSVRQSAEVISELGSRSNEIGKIIKVIDDIADQTNLLALNAAIEAARAGEQGRGFAVVADEVRKLAERTTKATKEIGEMIQTIQDDTIKAVSVMDVGTKKVENEVVVAKEAGEALEQIVDSVNKVTGMIQQIATAAEEQSTAADQISGDIEAVAGVAKETSAGANQRMGDVRDLSDIAFELKEMVSKFTMERRAGKRGPDEKVWTEEERERYRAAHKSRDTSPILKI, encoded by the coding sequence ATGAAAGCCCTTATACAAAATCTCTTCAGGAACTTTAGTATTAAACTAGTTCTGTATACAGCGATAGCAGGAGCAGGCATTCTGATAATCCTTCTATGCGGCATCTTGTTTTTGCTTGTGTATAACTGGTCTAAAGAGGCAGATAGACTGGTAATGGCAAATGAACTCACTGACCATATCATCACAGCAGCAGGTTGGGAGGCAATAGAACGAGGGGTTACAAACACTGCATTATCAAGCGACAAGCCTGCTGAAAGCAGTATGAGCCAGAAGATAAAAGACCTGAGGGCAAAAGGTGATGATGAATTTAAAAAGGGGCGGGCAGTTGCAGAAAACCTTGCTGCATTTGACCCAGGGCATACAGGTTTTAAAGAGGCATTGAAGAAGACAGATGAAGCACGGAAGGCTTTGGAAGAGGCAAGGGCAAAGGCAGATGCAAGCCTTGGCAAAGACAAAAAGGATTTTGCCCCGCAGGAATGGTTTAAGTTCATAACAAACTTTATTGATGCAAATGCTGATTTAAGGCAGGAGGCAGTTATATCACCTAGTTATACATATACATTCAGCAGCGGCGTTAGTCTGAACATGAAACTTAAACATGCGGTATGGCTGGCAAGCGAATATGCAGGCAGGGAAAGGGCAACCATAGGCGGAATGATTACAAAAGGCTCGCCTATAGTTGAGGAGCAGTTATCTAAACTCAACTCGTTCAGGGCAGTTGTTGACCTTAATATAAAGGCAATGTTACTGCTAAAGAATAACCCCAAAACAGATGCAGCCATCAGACAATCTATAGATAAAATGGAAGAGGTGTTTTTGGGTAAATTTCAAGGGACAAGAAAATCTGTATATGAGGCGGCATACCTTGGCAATTATCCTATTTCAGCAAGCCAGTGGATTGATAAATCTACAGAGGCTATAAACACAATCCTTGATGTATCAACCTCTGCAGGCAAGATGGTTGAAAAACAGGTTAAAGAGGCAAAGGATAGTTTTAGGTTATATTTATATATAGTTTTAATATTCTTTACAGCGATGATTATCGGATGCATTGCAATTGTTATGGTAATTAAATACAAGGTAATAGAGCCTGTGGATAATCTGATGCATACTATGACTGAGGTGGAACAAACAGGGGACCTTAGGGTTACAGCAGAGGTAAATACACAGGATGAGATGGGGCAGATGACTAATACATTCAATGCGATGGTTAAAAAGATGCATGATATTGCAAAGGAAATCAGCATTGGGGTAGAGCGGGTAACATCTACTGCATGGCATTTTCAAGAGTCATTCGGCAAGATTGTCCAAGACACAGAAGACCAGACCCAAAGGGCTGCACAGGTAGCAACAGCATCTACAGAGATGAGCGCAACAGTTATAGAAATTGCAAAGAATGCATCAGGGGCATCAGAGGCGGCAAAGGGGGCAGACAAGGCAGCCAGAAAAGGCGGGGAAATGGTCCAGAGGACAGTGGAAGGGATGAGTGACATAGCACAGAGCGTCCGGCAGTCAGCAGAGGTAATATCTGAGTTAGGCTCTCGTTCTAATGAAATCGGCAAGATTATAAAGGTCATAGATGACATAGCAGACCAGACAAATCTATTGGCATTAAATGCAGCGATAGAGGCGGCTCGTGCAGGGGAACAGGGGAGGGGTTTTGCAGTAGTAGCGGATGAGGTGAGGAAGTTGGCAGAGAGGACAACAAAGGCGACAAAAGAGATAGGTGAGATGATACAGACCATACAGGATGATACTATAAAGGCAGTTAGTGTAATGGATGTAGGAACAAAGAAAGTAGAGAATGAGGTAGTAGTTGCAAAAGAGGCAGGGGAGGCATTGGAACAGATAGTAGATAGTGTTAATAAGGTTACAGGTATGATACAGCAAATCGCAACAGCAGCAGAGGAGCAGTCAACAGCGGCAGACCAAATCAGCGGTGATATAGAGGCAGTGGCAGGCGTAGCAAAAGAGACTTCTGCAGGGGCAAACCAGAGAATGGGTGATGTCCGTGATTTGTCAGACATTGCATTTGAATTAAAGGAAATGGTTTCAAAATTTACTATGGAAAGAAGGGCAGGGAAGAGGGGACCTGATGAAAAGGTCTGGACAGAAGAAGAAAGGGAGAGATACAGGGCCGCACATAAATCTAGGGACACTTCCCCTATTTTGAAAATCTAA